The Bacillus sp. NEB1478 genome contains the following window.
TTCTGGAGTTTGAAAGAATAGCCAGTATTTCAGTTCCGTCAAGTGAACCACCGCTTCGGATAACCATACCGATTCCGATACCGATAAAAATGCCTCCAAACACCGTTGCAAGGAGCAAATCTTCAGTAAATGCCGGTACTGGATGCAGAAATGATGTTGCAAAAGAAAGGACAATAATGCCATATAATGTTGAAAATGCAAATGTCTTGCCAATTTGTTTATAGCCCATATAAATAAAAGGAAGGTTGAATAGAAAGAGGAAGATTCCCAATTTAACGCCGGTAATATGAGAAAGCATGATGGATATACCTGTTATGCCGCCATCAATTACATGGTTTGGAATTAAAAAGATTTCAAGCCCCACTGCCATTAGGATAGCTCCAAATGTGATTAAAACCGCACGGATTGCAAGTTTTCCTTTTGTTAATTTACGGTGCTGTCTGTTCAGCTGTTCAATCATTCCCTCATTGATCTGTGCTTCTTCAGTCATGAGTTATTCCCCCTCGTTACAATCTTTTCTTTCATGTTCACACTAACTCCTCCTTTAACGTATTTTTGTTTTACATTAAGGAATCAATCAAAGTCTGACATCTATCTCTGTTTTGATTTTTTCTTCTTTTGAAATGCCTAGATATTTTAATGTTTCAGATGGACTTGAATGATTGAAGTGTTTTTGCAGAAGTGAAATAGCGATGCCCCGCTTGTACGCATGAAATCCAAACGTTTTCCGCATTGAGTTC
Protein-coding sequences here:
- a CDS encoding YitT family protein — its product is MTEEAQINEGMIEQLNRQHRKLTKGKLAIRAVLITFGAILMAVGLEIFLIPNHVIDGGITGISIMLSHITGVKLGIFLFLFNLPFIYMGYKQIGKTFAFSTLYGIIVLSFATSFLHPVPAFTEDLLLATVFGGIFIGIGIGMVIRSGGSLDGTEILAILSNSRIPFSVGEIIMFFNIFILGAAGFVFSWDRAMYSLIAYFIAYKTIDVTITGLEESKSAWIISDSHEEIGEAILHRLGRGVTYLKGKGAYTGDDKGVVFCVITRLEEAKLKDIVDEFDTSAFLAIADIAEVKGGRFKKKGIH